A region from the Sphingomonas flavescens genome encodes:
- a CDS encoding GNAT family N-acetyltransferase — translation MSDERIDALAETARNRGLKLVRSRVRTPGKRRFGKVGLTDMSGKPVFGMDGKGPIGSPDDAEHYLRNLGAQDWGASLDVAVMPRKKPKKPARDAANDREPAQEAKNPGPPPKPKEPPKPKLRDAKPGDCGRIAELINFLGHDVTEKTVRRNLGALRKLGETPIVATLNKQVVGLIGVHRMVTVHRDAPVGRIPVLVVAKEAQGQKLGRLLIEAAEQWCRKKGCKLIEVTSNDSRAAAHAFYRHMGYERTSIRFFKKL, via the coding sequence GTGAGCGACGAACGGATCGATGCGCTGGCCGAAACGGCGCGCAATCGTGGGCTCAAGTTGGTGCGATCGCGTGTGCGGACCCCGGGCAAGCGACGGTTCGGCAAGGTCGGCCTTACTGACATGTCGGGCAAGCCGGTGTTCGGGATGGACGGCAAAGGCCCAATCGGATCGCCCGACGATGCTGAACACTATCTGCGCAATCTCGGCGCGCAGGATTGGGGCGCGTCGCTCGACGTTGCGGTCATGCCGCGCAAGAAGCCCAAGAAGCCCGCGCGCGACGCGGCCAACGACCGCGAACCGGCACAGGAGGCGAAGAATCCCGGTCCCCCGCCAAAGCCGAAAGAGCCGCCCAAGCCCAAGCTGCGCGATGCCAAACCGGGCGATTGCGGCCGCATCGCAGAATTGATCAATTTCCTTGGTCACGACGTGACGGAGAAGACCGTCCGCAGAAACCTCGGTGCGCTTAGGAAGCTGGGCGAGACGCCGATCGTCGCAACGCTCAACAAGCAGGTTGTCGGTCTGATCGGCGTTCATCGCATGGTGACGGTACACCGCGATGCGCCCGTCGGGCGGATCCCCGTGCTGGTCGTGGCCAAGGAGGCGCAGGGGCAAAAGCTGGGGCGACTGCTTATCGAGGCCGCGGAGCAATGGTGTCGCAAAAAAGGCTGCAAGCTCATCGAGGTTACGAGCAACGACAGCCGCGCCGCCGCTCACGCCTTTTACCGGCACATGGGTTACGAGCGGACGAGCATCCGCTTCTTCAAGAAACTCTAG
- the murA gene encoding UDP-N-acetylglucosamine 1-carboxyvinyltransferase codes for MDSIWIQGGKRLEGDIQISGAKNSALTLLPCALLTEEPVTLGNLPRLADVDSFGHLLNELGVTTKVAGARKGQISRKMTLTADDIVSTVAPYDMVRKMRASILVLGPMLARMGESTVSLPGGCAIGDRPIDLHLKALEAMGAEIELAAGYVKASAPKGKLPGGDFSFPVVSVGATENALMAAVLATGKTQLFNAAREPEIVDLCNLLVAMGAKIEGIGSGHLVITGVEALHGCEYDVMPDRIEAGSYACAAGITGGSLHLLGARPDEMLATTNVLAQAGLAIEFTEKGMRVSAHQPLRPVAVSTAPFPGFATDMQAQLMAMLCVAEGQSFLEETIFENRYMHVPELRRMGAEIEVHGRSAIVHGPRQLTGAQVMATDLRASMSLVLAGLAAQGETEVLRVYHLDRGYERLEDKLSAVGATIERRSGG; via the coding sequence ATGGACAGCATCTGGATCCAGGGCGGCAAACGCCTCGAGGGCGACATTCAGATCAGTGGAGCGAAGAACAGCGCGTTGACGCTGCTCCCATGCGCGCTGCTGACAGAAGAGCCGGTTACGCTCGGCAATCTCCCACGCCTCGCCGACGTCGATAGTTTCGGCCACCTCCTCAACGAGCTCGGCGTCACGACCAAGGTCGCCGGCGCACGGAAAGGCCAGATCAGCCGCAAGATGACGCTGACCGCGGACGACATCGTCTCGACCGTCGCCCCTTACGACATGGTGCGCAAGATGCGCGCGTCGATCCTGGTGCTCGGGCCGATGCTCGCGCGCATGGGCGAGTCGACCGTCTCGCTGCCCGGTGGCTGCGCCATCGGCGACCGTCCGATCGACTTGCATCTCAAGGCGCTCGAAGCGATGGGCGCGGAGATCGAGCTCGCGGCGGGATATGTGAAGGCCTCGGCGCCCAAGGGCAAGCTTCCCGGCGGTGACTTCAGCTTCCCCGTCGTGTCCGTCGGCGCGACCGAGAATGCGCTGATGGCCGCGGTTCTGGCCACGGGCAAAACCCAGCTCTTCAATGCGGCGCGCGAGCCGGAGATTGTCGACCTCTGCAACCTGCTGGTGGCGATGGGCGCGAAGATCGAGGGGATTGGCAGCGGCCATCTCGTCATCACGGGCGTCGAGGCGCTGCACGGCTGCGAATATGACGTGATGCCAGACCGCATCGAAGCGGGCAGCTATGCCTGCGCGGCCGGGATTACCGGCGGCTCGTTGCACCTTTTAGGGGCTCGGCCGGACGAGATGCTGGCGACCACCAACGTCCTCGCGCAGGCAGGCTTGGCGATCGAGTTCACCGAGAAGGGCATGAGGGTCAGCGCGCACCAGCCTTTGCGGCCGGTCGCCGTCTCGACCGCCCCCTTCCCGGGTTTCGCAACCGACATGCAGGCGCAGCTGATGGCCATGCTCTGCGTCGCCGAGGGCCAGAGCTTTCTCGAAGAGACGATTTTCGAGAACCGCTACATGCACGTGCCCGAACTTCGCCGCATGGGCGCGGAGATCGAGGTGCACGGGCGCTCCGCGATCGTTCACGGCCCACGGCAACTGACTGGCGCTCAGGTGATGGCGACGGACCTTCGCGCCTCGATGAGCCTGGTGCTCGCAGGGCTTGCCGCTCAGGGCGAAACCGAAGTGCTGCGCGTCTATCACCTCGACCGCGGCTACGAGCGGCTGGAAGACAAGCTCTCCGCCGTCGGCGCAACCATCGAGCGCCGCAGCGGCGGCTAG
- a CDS encoding DMT family protein: protein MLTIGLLVISNIFMTLAWYGHLKFPHLPMVAAILIGWSIALIEYSFAVPANRIGYTHGFTGSQLKIIQEVITLGVFAVFAAVVLKEPIGWRYIGAFCCLGGAVGFMFVGK from the coding sequence ATGCTGACCATCGGACTACTCGTCATCTCGAACATCTTCATGACGCTCGCCTGGTACGGACATTTGAAGTTCCCGCATCTGCCGATGGTCGCGGCGATCCTGATCGGATGGAGCATCGCGCTCATCGAATACAGCTTCGCAGTGCCGGCCAACCGCATCGGGTACACGCACGGCTTCACCGGCAGCCAGTTGAAGATCATTCAGGAAGTCATCACGCTCGGCGTGTTCGCCGTCTTCGCTGCGGTAGTCCTGAAAGAACCGATCGGCTGGCGCTATATCGGCGCTTTCTGCTGTCTTGGCGGCGCCGTGGGATTCATGTTCGTCGGGAAGTAG
- the clpS gene encoding ATP-dependent Clp protease adapter ClpS, with protein MISHFITMAGPDGDDGLDDIETGVATRTRPKTKKPSNYKVLMLNDDYTPMEFVVLVLQTFFSMSIEDATRVMLQVHQQGVAVCGVFTYEVAETKVTQVVDFARENQHPLQCTLEKA; from the coding sequence ATGATTTCGCATTTCATCACCATGGCCGGACCGGACGGCGACGATGGCCTCGACGATATCGAGACTGGCGTCGCGACGCGCACGCGGCCCAAGACCAAGAAGCCGTCGAACTACAAGGTTCTGATGCTCAATGACGATTACACGCCGATGGAATTCGTCGTGCTCGTCCTCCAGACGTTCTTCTCGATGAGCATCGAGGATGCGACGCGGGTGATGCTGCAAGTTCATCAGCAGGGCGTGGCGGTGTGCGGCGTGTTCACTTACGAGGTCGCCGAGACCAAGGTCACGCAAGTGGTGGACTTCGCGCGGGAGAACCAGCACCCCCTGCAGTGCACGCTCGAAAAGGCCTGA
- a CDS encoding phasin family protein, whose protein sequence is MADETAVVAEVAQAAAEAPAKVANTVAKTIEKVADESVKVAKRTRAKTVRRAKRAAVADKIKTVTKASKAAVTRTARKTRKPAPVAVAAQERIETMTKNFFNGFDAVPAFAPFQNMFSDANERSQELAKRSQKVAEELADLARANVEAMVEAGRVATEGARSLGQDVVAKQRDGFEQAADAIRSLAEAKSPTEYLQLQGDFARASFDRMVAESSKLTETMVKLAGEAFQPLSNRAAANAERFNTLVA, encoded by the coding sequence ATGGCGGACGAAACCGCGGTTGTTGCCGAAGTCGCGCAGGCGGCTGCTGAAGCGCCGGCAAAGGTTGCCAACACGGTCGCGAAGACGATCGAAAAGGTTGCTGATGAAAGCGTCAAGGTCGCCAAGCGTACACGCGCCAAGACCGTGCGTCGTGCAAAGCGCGCTGCGGTGGCGGACAAGATCAAGACTGTAACGAAGGCGAGCAAGGCCGCGGTGACCCGCACCGCTCGCAAGACCCGCAAGCCGGCGCCGGTCGCCGTTGCGGCCCAGGAAAGGATTGAAACCATGACCAAGAATTTCTTCAACGGCTTCGACGCCGTCCCTGCTTTTGCGCCGTTCCAGAACATGTTCAGCGACGCCAACGAGCGTAGCCAGGAACTGGCGAAGCGCAGCCAGAAGGTCGCCGAAGAGCTGGCCGATCTCGCCCGCGCCAACGTCGAAGCGATGGTCGAAGCCGGCCGCGTCGCCACCGAAGGCGCCCGTTCGCTCGGCCAGGACGTCGTTGCCAAGCAGCGCGACGGTTTCGAGCAGGCTGCGGACGCGATCCGCTCGCTCGCCGAAGCCAAGAGCCCGACCGAGTATTTGCAGCTGCAGGGCGACTTCGCCCGCGCTTCGTTCGACCGCATGGTCGCCGAAAGCTCGAAGCTGACGGAAACGATGGTCAAGCTGGCCGGCGAAGCTTTCCAGCCGCTGTCGAACCGCGCCGCGGCGAACGCTGAGCGTTTCAACACCCTCGTTGCCTGA
- the gmk gene encoding guanylate kinase, with the protein MDQPNRQRRGLLIVLSSPSGAGKSTIARMLLDADPEVTMSISATTRARRPGEVDDVDYHFVDDARFEELVQANEFAEWAYVFDHRYGSPKEPIKDALKLGRDILFDIDWQGTQQLRGAFGTDLVRIFILPPSMEELERRLRARGTDSEDVIESRMRRAASEIGHWGEYDYVLINEDMDHCLAEVRAIIDAERIRRDRRPYLFDFVRRLVERPNY; encoded by the coding sequence ATGGACCAGCCCAACCGCCAGCGCCGCGGCCTACTGATCGTGCTCTCCTCCCCCTCCGGTGCGGGCAAATCGACAATTGCGCGAATGTTGCTTGACGCCGATCCGGAGGTGACCATGTCCATTTCCGCAACCACGCGCGCCCGGCGCCCAGGCGAGGTCGACGACGTCGATTATCATTTCGTGGACGACGCGCGGTTCGAGGAACTGGTGCAGGCCAATGAGTTTGCCGAATGGGCGTACGTCTTCGACCACCGCTACGGGAGTCCGAAGGAACCGATCAAGGACGCGCTGAAGCTGGGCCGCGATATCCTGTTCGATATCGACTGGCAGGGCACACAGCAGTTGCGCGGCGCCTTCGGCACCGACCTGGTCCGCATCTTCATCCTGCCCCCGTCAATGGAAGAACTGGAGCGCAGGCTGCGTGCGCGCGGCACCGATTCCGAAGACGTGATCGAAAGCCGCATGCGTCGTGCGGCGAGCGAGATCGGCCACTGGGGCGAGTACGACTACGTCCTGATCAACGAGGACATGGACCATTGCCTGGCCGAAGTCCGGGCGATCATCGACGCGGAGCGGATCCGCCGCGACCGCCGGCCGTATCTGTTCGATTTCGTCAGGCGACTGGTCGAGCGCCCGAACTACTGA
- a CDS encoding ATP12 family chaperone protein — protein sequence MKRFWQTVSVERDGSAWGVQLDGRPVKTPARAPLALPNEVLAGEVAEEWRGVGETIDPRVMPFTGLANAAIDRVAPDPRQFAAGLARYAEADLLCYRAEGPHALVARQQERWDPLLGWARRRFDVDFIVTDGVMHARQPEATIEQLAHAVAALDAFYLAGLSPLVTIGGSLIAALAVLEEAVGVEAAWDAVSLDECWQAEQWGADAEAEAALALRRRDFFAGAAFLALLDQ from the coding sequence GTGAAGCGGTTTTGGCAAACGGTATCGGTTGAACGCGACGGGAGCGCGTGGGGTGTCCAGCTCGATGGGCGCCCGGTAAAGACGCCGGCTCGGGCGCCGCTCGCCTTGCCGAACGAAGTCTTGGCCGGCGAAGTTGCCGAAGAGTGGCGCGGGGTTGGTGAAACCATCGATCCCCGAGTCATGCCCTTCACCGGCCTTGCCAACGCCGCGATCGACCGCGTGGCTCCTGACCCGCGGCAATTCGCTGCCGGTCTCGCGCGCTACGCCGAGGCGGACCTGCTTTGCTATCGCGCCGAGGGTCCGCATGCACTCGTTGCCCGCCAGCAGGAGCGATGGGACCCGCTGCTCGGTTGGGCACGGCGCCGCTTCGATGTCGATTTCATCGTCACCGACGGCGTGATGCACGCCCGTCAGCCCGAGGCGACGATCGAGCAATTGGCGCACGCGGTTGCTGCGCTCGACGCTTTCTACCTCGCCGGCCTCTCGCCGCTTGTCACGATCGGCGGCTCCCTGATTGCCGCCTTGGCGGTCCTTGAAGAGGCCGTCGGCGTCGAGGCGGCATGGGACGCGGTGAGCCTAGATGAATGCTGGCAGGCCGAGCAGTGGGGCGCTGATGCGGAGGCGGAAGCGGCCCTCGCGCTGCGGCGACGCGATTTCTTCGCGGGCGCGGCGTTCCTGGCGCTGCTCGATCAGTAG
- a CDS encoding HAD-IA family hydrolase, producing the protein MNKLAIFDCDGTLVDSGAPIYAALATSLERNGFAVPPAAVSRRVIGLSLVEAMASLLPDASADQHAQLADDYRQAFIDLRAAGEVEEPLFEGVAELLDRLEGDGWMLAVATGKSDRGLRHCLDRHGLHARFVSLQTADRHPSKPHRSMVDQAIADSGAAPETTIVIGDTSFDMAMAVNGGATGIGAGWGYHDPHELIEAGAVAVADKPADVPSLLREHLHG; encoded by the coding sequence GTGAACAAGCTCGCAATTTTCGACTGCGACGGCACGCTCGTCGACAGCGGCGCGCCAATTTATGCAGCGCTCGCCACCAGCCTGGAACGCAATGGTTTTGCGGTGCCTCCAGCAGCCGTTTCGCGTCGGGTGATCGGGCTCAGCCTGGTCGAGGCAATGGCGAGCCTGCTGCCAGACGCGTCAGCCGACCAGCATGCGCAACTTGCTGACGACTATCGGCAGGCCTTCATCGACCTGCGTGCCGCCGGCGAGGTCGAAGAGCCATTGTTCGAGGGTGTCGCCGAACTTCTCGACAGACTGGAAGGCGACGGCTGGATGCTCGCGGTCGCGACCGGCAAGTCGGATCGCGGTTTGCGCCATTGCCTCGATCGCCACGGCCTGCACGCACGTTTCGTATCGTTGCAGACCGCTGACCGGCATCCGTCGAAGCCCCATCGCTCGATGGTCGACCAGGCAATCGCCGACAGCGGAGCCGCGCCGGAAACGACGATCGTCATCGGGGACACGAGCTTTGACATGGCGATGGCCGTCAACGGCGGTGCCACCGGGATCGGCGCGGGTTGGGGCTATCACGATCCCCACGAATTGATCGAGGCTGGCGCGGTCGCGGTGGCTGACAAGCCCGCCGATGTGCCGAGCCTGCTCAGGGAGCATTTGCATGGATGA
- a CDS encoding RluA family pseudouridine synthase, with protein MSEIRTFTVTEDDDGIRLDRWFKRHLPDVSFNLVSRWARTGQLRVAGKRATPGDRLEAGQEIRVPPVEPAAAKPARRQARRDPLTEEEEQYVQDMVIYQDGHAFVLNKPPGLATQGGTKTTQHLDRLLDGIGDERGRPKLVHRLDKDTSGALLVARTARAAAHFAKAFSGRTAKKIYWAIVVGVPDANEGEIDAPLAKQPGTGGEKMHISEEHGLPAKTRWRVIDRAGNRAAWVELQPLTGRTHQLRAHMAAIGHPIVGDGKYGGPDAFLTGGISRKLHLHARRIRVDALEGGKIDQTADLSPHFAESLDMLGFDLNTGDAAPARQTAAPGASQRKAAAAAKTRRRERRGERRARGSAAKPKRR; from the coding sequence CAAGCGGCACTTGCCCGACGTCAGCTTCAACCTGGTCTCGCGCTGGGCGCGGACCGGTCAATTGCGCGTCGCGGGCAAGCGCGCAACGCCCGGCGATCGGCTGGAGGCTGGTCAGGAGATCCGCGTGCCGCCGGTGGAGCCTGCAGCCGCGAAGCCTGCGCGCCGGCAGGCACGGCGGGATCCGCTGACGGAGGAAGAAGAGCAATATGTCCAGGACATGGTCATCTATCAGGATGGGCACGCGTTTGTTCTGAACAAGCCGCCAGGCCTCGCGACCCAGGGCGGAACCAAGACCACGCAGCACCTGGACCGTCTGCTGGACGGGATCGGTGACGAACGCGGCCGGCCCAAGCTGGTCCATCGCCTCGACAAGGATACGTCAGGCGCGCTGCTGGTGGCGCGGACGGCACGCGCCGCCGCCCACTTCGCCAAGGCATTTTCGGGACGCACCGCGAAAAAAATCTATTGGGCGATCGTGGTCGGCGTGCCGGACGCCAACGAGGGCGAGATCGACGCACCGCTGGCGAAGCAGCCGGGCACTGGTGGCGAGAAGATGCATATCAGCGAGGAGCATGGACTTCCCGCGAAGACCCGCTGGCGGGTCATCGACCGCGCCGGCAATCGTGCCGCCTGGGTCGAGTTGCAACCGCTGACGGGCCGCACGCATCAGCTGCGCGCGCACATGGCGGCCATTGGTCATCCGATCGTCGGTGACGGCAAATATGGCGGGCCGGACGCATTCCTGACCGGCGGCATCAGCCGTAAGCTGCACCTGCATGCCCGCCGGATCCGCGTCGATGCCTTGGAGGGCGGCAAGATCGATCAGACCGCCGACCTTTCCCCGCACTTTGCGGAGAGTCTCGATATGCTCGGCTTCGATCTGAACACCGGAGATGCCGCCCCGGCGCGGCAAACCGCTGCGCCCGGCGCCTCCCAGCGCAAGGCTGCGGCTGCGGCCAAGACCCGGCGGCGCGAACGGCGCGGTGAGCGGCGCGCCCGGGGCAGCGCAGCGAAGCCGAAGCGCCGGTGA